Proteins encoded in a region of the Elizabethkingia bruuniana genome:
- a CDS encoding peroxiredoxin, with protein MALVGKKFPNVTVDAISDMGDNLRINILEEAVNKQTKVLLFWYPKDFTFVCPTELHAFQDATEEFAKRNTIVIGASCDTNEVHFAWLNTAKDNGGIEGVTYPILADTHRHLSSILGILDQDVDYDDETGEEVYSGGNVTYRATYLIDETGKIFHESVNDMPLGRNVQEYMRLIDAYTHVQKHGEVCPANWEEGKDAMNADRKGVAEYLSKH; from the coding sequence ATGGCATTAGTAGGAAAGAAATTCCCAAATGTAACAGTAGACGCAATCTCCGATATGGGTGATAACTTAAGAATTAATATTCTTGAAGAAGCTGTAAATAAGCAGACTAAAGTATTATTATTCTGGTATCCAAAAGATTTCACTTTTGTATGTCCTACGGAACTTCACGCATTCCAGGATGCTACTGAAGAATTTGCAAAAAGAAACACTATCGTAATCGGTGCATCTTGTGATACTAACGAAGTTCACTTTGCATGGTTAAACACTGCAAAAGATAACGGTGGTATTGAAGGGGTAACTTATCCAATATTAGCAGATACACACAGACATCTTTCTTCTATCTTAGGTATTTTAGATCAGGATGTAGATTATGATGATGAAACAGGTGAAGAAGTTTACTCAGGAGGTAATGTTACTTACAGAGCAACTTACTTAATCGATGAAACAGGGAAAATTTTCCATGAAAGTGTAAACGATATGCCATTAGGAAGAAATGTACAGGAGTACATGAGACTAATCGATGCTTATACACACGTACAAAAGCACGGAGAAGTTTGTCCTGCAAACTGGGAAGAAGGTAAAGATGCAATGAATGCAGACAGAAAAGGTGTAGCTGAATACCTTAGCAAGCACTAA